A portion of the candidate division KSB1 bacterium genome contains these proteins:
- a CDS encoding Rne/Rng family ribonuclease has translation MKKDIVINVATSETRIAILEDGRLVELFIERPENERMVGDIYIGRVVNVVKGMDAAFVDIGLPQDAFLHFSDVGETIRAYDSVIEVRQRGRERRRSYRGPTIREGQELLVQVTKEPIGSKGARVTTELSLPGRFLVLVPDDPMIGVSRKIANVRERNRLKKVAKRICPEGFGLIVRTVAEGKSEEVLRNDLENLLSSWEKLNQKAKRTSPPALVHKDVGMASSVIRDLFTSDINSLVIDSKKLYKEIVAYLRDVAPTLVNRVQLYTKSEPVFDAYNIESEIEKSIARKVWLKSGGYIIIDHTEAMVVIDVNSGKFLGKRDHEQNILKINLEAAREIARQLRLRDLGGLIVIDFIDMTDEKHKQRLYQEFLQELKKDRAQVNVAPISEFGLVEMTRERIRPSLLYALSEPCPTCEGTGRVTSKTTVATRIERWLKRFRSQSRLRRLDLRVHPEMADFLESGLVSKIRQLMWRFRVHIAVVPEPKLPMNEFRVISKKTNADITDTFKA, from the coding sequence ATGAAGAAGGACATTGTCATAAACGTCGCCACTAGCGAAACCCGCATCGCGATCCTCGAAGACGGCCGGCTGGTGGAGCTTTTCATCGAGCGCCCGGAAAACGAGCGCATGGTGGGGGATATCTACATCGGGCGGGTCGTCAACGTCGTGAAAGGGATGGACGCTGCCTTTGTGGATATCGGTCTGCCCCAAGACGCCTTTCTCCACTTCTCCGACGTGGGAGAGACCATCCGCGCGTACGATTCGGTCATCGAGGTCAGGCAGAGGGGCAGGGAGCGGCGTCGCTCCTACCGCGGCCCGACCATTCGCGAGGGACAGGAGCTGCTGGTGCAGGTGACCAAAGAGCCCATCGGCAGCAAAGGCGCGCGCGTCACCACCGAGCTCTCCTTGCCGGGCAGGTTTTTAGTGCTCGTCCCCGACGACCCCATGATCGGCGTGTCGCGCAAGATTGCCAATGTGCGCGAGCGCAATCGCCTGAAAAAGGTTGCCAAGCGCATCTGTCCGGAAGGCTTCGGCCTCATTGTGCGCACGGTTGCCGAGGGCAAGAGCGAGGAGGTGCTGCGCAACGACCTGGAGAACCTGCTGTCCTCGTGGGAGAAACTGAACCAGAAGGCAAAACGTACCAGCCCGCCGGCCCTGGTGCATAAGGATGTGGGCATGGCCTCTAGCGTCATTCGTGACCTGTTCACCAGCGACATCAACAGCCTGGTCATCGACTCCAAGAAGCTGTACAAGGAGATTGTGGCCTACCTTCGGGATGTCGCCCCCACGCTGGTGAATCGTGTCCAGCTGTACACCAAGAGCGAACCGGTCTTTGATGCCTACAACATAGAATCCGAGATCGAGAAGAGCATCGCCCGCAAGGTGTGGCTGAAGAGCGGCGGCTACATCATCATCGACCACACCGAGGCGATGGTGGTCATCGACGTTAACAGCGGCAAGTTCTTGGGCAAACGGGACCATGAGCAGAACATCCTCAAAATCAACCTCGAGGCGGCCAGGGAGATCGCCCGGCAGCTGCGCCTCCGTGACCTTGGTGGTCTCATTGTCATCGATTTCATCGACATGACTGACGAGAAGCACAAGCAGCGGCTGTACCAGGAGTTTTTGCAGGAGTTGAAGAAGGACCGGGCGCAGGTGAACGTGGCGCCCATCAGCGAGTTCGGGCTGGTGGAGATGACCCGCGAGCGCATCCGTCCCAGTCTGCTCTATGCGTTGAGCGAGCCTTGTCCGACCTGTGAAGGGACCGGGCGGGTCACCTCCAAGACCACCGTGGCCACTCGCATCGAGCGCTGGCTGAAGCGCTTCCGCTCGCAGAGCCGTCTCCGCCGCCTGGATCTGCGCGTCCACCCCGAGATGGCCGACTTTCTGGAGAGCGGCCTCGTGAGCAAGATTAGGCAGCTAATGTGGCGCTTCCGGGTGCACATTGCCGTGGTGCCGGAGCCCAAGCTGCCCATGAACGAGTTCCGGGTTATCTCCAAGAAGACCAACGCGGACATCACCGACACATTTAAAGCTTGA
- the rplU gene encoding 50S ribosomal protein L21 has protein sequence MYAIVDIAGKQFRVEQGAEIIAPKVDAEVGATLDFGQVYLLADQGQVRVGTPTIEGATVQATVVAHGRGPKIIVFKKKRRKGYKVKKGHRQHYTRLKIEKILAA, from the coding sequence ATGTACGCAATTGTGGACATAGCAGGCAAGCAGTTCCGGGTGGAGCAAGGTGCCGAAATCATCGCCCCGAAGGTTGATGCCGAGGTAGGCGCCACCCTGGACTTTGGTCAGGTCTACCTTCTGGCCGACCAGGGGCAGGTGCGCGTGGGCACACCGACTATCGAAGGGGCAACCGTGCAGGCGACAGTGGTTGCACACGGTCGTGGTCCCAAGATCATCGTCTTCAAGAAGAAGCGCCGCAAAGGCTACAAGGTCAAGAAGGGGCATCGGCAGCACTACACCCGGCTGAAGATTGAGAAGATCCTTGCCGCGTGA
- the rpmA gene encoding 50S ribosomal protein L27 has translation MAHKKGVGSSRNGRDSNPQMLGVKRFDGQLVTAGSILVRQRGTHIHPGANVGIGKDNTLFALVDGRVKFERRGRDRKVVSVYA, from the coding sequence ATGGCACACAAGAAAGGTGTTGGCAGTTCCAGAAACGGCCGCGACAGCAATCCCCAGATGCTGGGCGTCAAGCGCTTCGATGGCCAGTTGGTGACTGCCGGAAGCATTTTGGTCCGCCAGCGCGGCACGCACATCCATCCGGGGGCCAATGTGGGCATTGGCAAAGACAACACCCTTTTTGCGCTGGTAGACGGCAGAGTCAAGTTCGAGCGTCGCGGCAGAGACAGGAAAGTGGTCAGCGTGTACGCTTGA
- a CDS encoding MBL fold metallo-hydrolase, with product MNITWLGHDAFLFETAKGVKVLSDPYVAGSYDGAVGYKPITEVVDVVFVSHASHPDHAGHKNLPGAPEVVLGAGRHEAKGITFKGVATFHDKSGGKERGHNTVFVMEADELRICHCGDLGHTLAPAQVQEIGAVDILFVPVGGFFTIDHREAWEVVEALKPKIVVPMHYKTDVLGFPLDKVDEFLKGKRNVERIKGSSFEVSKETLPKERKIVVIEEHLL from the coding sequence ATGAACATTACCTGGCTCGGGCATGATGCCTTCCTGTTCGAGACGGCCAAAGGGGTCAAAGTCCTCAGCGACCCTTATGTGGCTGGCTCCTACGACGGAGCAGTCGGCTACAAGCCGATCACTGAGGTGGTGGACGTGGTCTTTGTGAGCCATGCCAGCCACCCTGACCACGCGGGGCACAAGAACCTCCCCGGGGCGCCAGAAGTGGTACTGGGCGCTGGCCGCCATGAGGCGAAAGGGATCACCTTCAAGGGGGTGGCCACCTTTCACGACAAGTCCGGCGGCAAAGAGCGCGGCCACAATACCGTGTTCGTGATGGAGGCAGATGAGCTGCGTATCTGCCACTGCGGTGACCTTGGCCACACGCTCGCGCCTGCGCAAGTGCAGGAGATCGGCGCCGTGGACATCCTCTTTGTGCCAGTCGGGGGATTTTTCACCATAGACCATCGCGAAGCATGGGAGGTGGTCGAGGCACTCAAGCCGAAGATCGTGGTGCCCATGCACTACAAGACCGATGTGCTGGGCTTCCCCTTGGACAAAGTCGATGAGTTCCTGAAAGGCAAACGGAACGTGGAGCGCATCAAGGGCAGCAGCTTCGAGGTCAGCAAAGAGACCCTGCCCAAGGAGAGGAAGATCGTGGTCATCGAGGAGCATCTGCTATGA
- a CDS encoding fumarate hydratase: MRDVHVNDIVKTVAELCIAANYQLDEDVIESFKRFREKEESPTARAILDQLIENAAIAREGQFPMCQDTGFAVLFVEIGQDVHVVGGDLWAALNEGVRKGYGEGYLRKSIVGDPLRRVNTKDNTPPVVWTEIVPGDKITITVAPKGGGSENMSEVRMLRPADGLEGVKNFVVDRVSRSGGNPCPPVIVGVGIGGTFEKCAWLAKKALLRPIGQRHPDPFYAEMEVELLERINRLGIGPQGLGGRTTALDVHVEVYPCHIASLPAAVNTQCHAARHKTAVI, encoded by the coding sequence ATGAGAGACGTGCACGTCAACGACATTGTGAAGACGGTAGCGGAGCTCTGCATCGCCGCCAATTATCAGCTGGATGAGGATGTTATCGAGAGCTTCAAGCGCTTTCGGGAGAAGGAAGAGTCGCCTACCGCCCGGGCGATTTTGGACCAGCTCATCGAAAATGCCGCCATTGCCCGCGAAGGCCAGTTTCCCATGTGCCAGGATACCGGCTTCGCCGTCCTCTTCGTGGAGATCGGTCAAGACGTGCACGTTGTCGGCGGCGACCTTTGGGCAGCGCTCAACGAAGGTGTGCGCAAGGGGTACGGAGAGGGCTATCTGCGCAAGTCCATAGTCGGCGATCCGCTGCGTCGGGTGAACACCAAGGACAACACCCCGCCGGTGGTGTGGACGGAAATTGTGCCGGGTGACAAGATTACCATCACCGTTGCCCCCAAAGGGGGAGGCAGCGAGAACATGAGTGAGGTGCGCATGCTCCGCCCGGCCGATGGCCTGGAGGGGGTGAAGAACTTTGTCGTGGACCGGGTGAGTCGCTCTGGAGGCAACCCCTGTCCGCCGGTGATCGTCGGCGTGGGCATTGGTGGCACCTTCGAAAAGTGCGCATGGTTGGCCAAGAAGGCGTTGCTGCGGCCCATTGGCCAGCGCCACCCGGACCCTTTTTATGCCGAAATGGAGGTTGAGCTCTTAGAGCGCATCAACAGGTTAGGCATCGGACCGCAAGGGCTTGGCGGCCGGACCACTGCGCTTGATGTGCATGTGGAAGTGTACCCGTGCCACATCGCTTCGCTGCCGGCCGCGGTGAACACGCAATGCCATGCCGCCCGGCACAAGACGGCGGTCATCTGA
- a CDS encoding Fe-S-containing hydro-lyase, giving the protein MADAIRITTPLTDEQVEKLRVGDSVLITGVIYTGRDAAHKRLVDLLAEGKPLPIDVKGQLIYYVGPSPARPGMPIGSAGPTTSYRMDPYAPTLIRQGLKGMIGKGEMGPEVAEALRTHKAVYFAAVGGAAALIAKSILKSEVVAYEDLGAEAIQRLEVRDFPAIVAQDCHGGNIYKEGRAKYEVK; this is encoded by the coding sequence ATGGCAGATGCAATCAGGATCACCACGCCGCTGACCGACGAGCAAGTGGAAAAGCTGCGCGTGGGCGACAGTGTGTTGATTACCGGTGTCATCTACACGGGGCGAGACGCGGCGCACAAGCGTTTGGTCGACCTGCTGGCCGAGGGCAAACCGCTGCCCATCGACGTGAAGGGGCAGCTCATCTACTACGTGGGGCCATCACCGGCCAGGCCGGGCATGCCGATTGGTTCGGCGGGGCCCACCACCAGCTATCGCATGGACCCCTACGCGCCAACGCTGATCCGACAGGGACTGAAGGGCATGATCGGCAAGGGGGAGATGGGGCCGGAGGTGGCCGAGGCACTGCGCACGCACAAGGCAGTCTATTTTGCCGCAGTCGGGGGTGCAGCCGCCCTGATCGCCAAGTCGATCCTCAAGTCGGAAGTCGTTGCCTACGAGGACCTGGGCGCCGAGGCCATCCAGCGGTTGGAGGTGCGTGACTTTCCCGCCATCGTGGCCCAGGACTGCCACGGTGGCAACATCTACAAAGAGGGGCGGGCGAAGTACGAGGTGAAGTGA
- a CDS encoding winged helix-turn-helix domain-containing protein, translated as MEQNEVSIAFEIVLEELDSAIAAINREGARAFEGGRYDAARELMEKGSQMTALRSKVSELQREWLAISSAVKASRRARRSRKVAERLKRGLRTPESEFRLPILESLVELGGSASMAEVLDRVESKIAHRLKAYDHQPLPSDPGQIRWRNTARWARNSIVREGLLASDSPRGMWEITSAGRRWLAASAERL; from the coding sequence ATGGAGCAGAACGAGGTCTCGATTGCTTTTGAGATCGTCCTCGAGGAACTCGACAGCGCAATTGCCGCGATCAATCGAGAAGGCGCGCGCGCCTTTGAGGGCGGCAGGTACGATGCCGCCAGGGAACTGATGGAGAAGGGGTCGCAAATGACGGCTCTTCGCTCTAAGGTCAGCGAACTGCAACGAGAATGGCTTGCTATCTCTTCCGCCGTCAAGGCTTCCAGGCGAGCCCGGAGGAGCCGAAAAGTGGCTGAGAGACTGAAGCGTGGCCTGAGAACGCCTGAAAGTGAGTTTCGCCTGCCGATTCTCGAGAGCTTGGTAGAGCTTGGGGGCTCTGCCTCAATGGCGGAAGTTCTCGACAGAGTGGAGTCGAAAATCGCCCACCGCTTGAAGGCTTACGATCACCAGCCGCTTCCCTCTGATCCCGGGCAGATCCGCTGGCGCAATACCGCCCGGTGGGCCCGTAACTCTATAGTGAGGGAAGGCCTCCTCGCTTCCGACTCGCCAAGGGGAATGTGGGAGATCACTAGTGCGGGCAGAAGATGGCTGGCTGCGTCAGCTGAGCGGCTATGA
- a CDS encoding AAA family ATPase: MPKLSEIRLERHEFIKLNSIPWFAEDANHPGLAAGGTYLLSGPPGGGKTTLALQIATDFASTGHKVLYLALEQSPSDIKHKIESQIFAHRRGNDPEAVRSTSWLDGLEKTREHIKRHQLLEQAEKRVGENLAIDASVSGMEGLPDFLARHVLGQKAPYAGVDLVVVDSLQGLGTAPTSSKPYQRLFEFNRWAKEHGFTVLLIGHITKGGAIAGPRSLEHNVDCVLYLRKAMRLRPLFVPKNRFGPERHEPLTLVMTNDGCLEKSKHVTAKASQAFGFLPGSPGDLIEVQALVKLPKYGDRPGIKAPYLPRQKLTQLVGIVSAMHDIDISDLTFEINCALPGGRPYHVTLDLPLAMSMLSSYFQREIPLGTLFVGELDLFQKIRPVSPAFCQALSRTLVPGEQSPLAHCVERLFIAAENAQEVGQSLAQNGVVINVTGVGTLDEVIRTIWPDVVESTGEAE, from the coding sequence ATGCCAAAACTTAGCGAGATCAGACTGGAGCGACATGAGTTCATTAAGCTCAATAGCATCCCCTGGTTCGCAGAGGACGCCAACCATCCGGGGCTAGCGGCAGGAGGGACGTACCTTCTCAGCGGCCCACCAGGGGGCGGCAAGACCACGTTAGCTCTGCAGATAGCTACCGACTTCGCTAGCACGGGGCACAAGGTCCTATATCTCGCGCTTGAACAGTCCCCGTCCGATATCAAGCACAAGATCGAGAGTCAGATATTCGCTCACCGCCGCGGAAACGACCCCGAGGCAGTTAGGTCAACCAGTTGGCTGGATGGTCTCGAGAAAACGCGAGAGCACATTAAGAGACACCAATTGCTAGAACAGGCTGAGAAGAGGGTTGGAGAAAACCTCGCCATCGATGCGTCAGTGAGTGGGATGGAGGGACTTCCGGACTTCCTTGCCCGCCACGTCTTGGGTCAGAAGGCACCTTATGCGGGAGTCGACCTTGTGGTAGTTGACTCCCTTCAGGGGTTAGGGACGGCCCCTACCTCGTCAAAGCCCTATCAACGTCTCTTCGAGTTCAATCGCTGGGCTAAGGAACATGGGTTTACCGTCCTTCTCATCGGTCACATCACGAAGGGCGGGGCTATCGCGGGGCCCCGGAGCCTTGAGCACAACGTCGACTGCGTGCTCTACCTGCGCAAAGCAATGAGGCTGCGCCCCCTCTTCGTCCCAAAGAACCGTTTTGGGCCAGAGCGGCATGAGCCACTTACTTTGGTCATGACCAACGACGGCTGCCTGGAGAAGTCTAAGCACGTCACGGCCAAAGCAAGTCAAGCCTTCGGTTTCCTGCCGGGCAGTCCAGGAGACCTTATCGAGGTACAGGCCCTGGTGAAGCTACCCAAATACGGCGATCGCCCCGGAATCAAGGCTCCCTATCTACCTCGTCAGAAATTGACCCAACTTGTGGGCATTGTCAGCGCTATGCACGACATTGACATCTCGGACCTTACCTTCGAAATCAATTGTGCCCTGCCTGGTGGCAGACCATACCACGTGACTCTCGACCTGCCTCTGGCTATGAGCATGCTGTCCTCGTATTTCCAGAGAGAAATACCTCTTGGCACCTTGTTTGTCGGTGAGCTGGACCTGTTCCAGAAGATCCGCCCCGTCTCCCCGGCGTTTTGCCAAGCGCTCAGCCGCACGCTCGTTCCGGGCGAACAATCCCCACTGGCCCACTGTGTGGAGCGCTTGTTCATCGCTGCCGAGAACGCACAGGAGGTAGGTCAATCTCTGGCTCAAAATGGGGTAGTCATCAATGTGACAGGTGTGGGTACCCTTGACGAAGTTATTCGGACCATTTGGCCAGACGTCGTTGAATCAACTGGAGAGGCTGAATAG
- a CDS encoding metallophosphoesterase family protein, whose product MASGRPGRLALWLEDLKASLHPGRVILPLLRLQEQGRRNALDVRLRHEELAFPSLPVPFAGFRLLLMSDLHIDQDPDLPQVVLERLGGLEVDVACLAGDFRRRILGDHRPALELLRPIVQAINAHEGIFAVRGNHDSAQLIAELAALGVHVLDNRAHAVVRQGERLWLGGVDDPHLYRAHDVAVAMKSVPSGEFTILLAHSPEAYAEAARAGVALYLCGHTHGGQVLLPGIGSLVKNMRAPMALHRGFWRYDGMLGFTSTGVGSGSVFARFNCPPEMVLLTLRRGERAMRL is encoded by the coding sequence TTGGCAAGCGGCCGGCCTGGCAGGTTAGCACTTTGGCTTGAAGACCTGAAGGCATCCTTGCACCCAGGCAGGGTGATTCTCCCGCTGTTGCGGCTGCAGGAGCAGGGCCGAAGAAACGCGCTGGACGTGCGCCTCCGGCACGAGGAGCTGGCTTTTCCCTCTCTGCCGGTTCCTTTCGCCGGCTTCCGCTTGCTCCTCATGTCCGATCTCCACATTGACCAGGATCCGGACCTGCCGCAGGTGGTGCTGGAGAGGCTGGGCGGCTTGGAGGTGGACGTGGCTTGCCTTGCGGGCGACTTCCGCCGACGCATCCTCGGAGACCACCGGCCTGCGCTAGAGCTCTTGAGACCCATCGTTCAGGCCATCAACGCCCACGAGGGGATTTTCGCGGTGCGCGGCAACCACGACAGCGCCCAACTCATCGCCGAACTGGCCGCTCTTGGCGTGCACGTCCTCGACAACCGCGCACATGCGGTCGTCCGCCAGGGGGAGCGCCTCTGGCTCGGCGGTGTCGATGACCCACATCTCTACCGGGCGCACGATGTGGCCGTGGCCATGAAGTCTGTGCCGTCCGGCGAGTTCACCATCCTCCTTGCCCATTCCCCGGAGGCCTATGCCGAGGCGGCCAGGGCGGGGGTGGCTCTCTACCTGTGCGGCCACACGCACGGCGGGCAAGTGCTGCTCCCGGGGATCGGTTCCTTGGTCAAGAACATGCGCGCCCCCATGGCCTTGCATCGCGGCTTCTGGCGCTACGATGGCATGCTGGGCTTCACCAGCACGGGCGTGGGCTCCGGCTCGGTCTTTGCGCGCTTCAACTGTCCACCGGAGATGGTGCTGCTCACGTTGCGGCGGGGGGAGAGGGCGATGAGACTGTAA
- a CDS encoding sulfite exporter TauE/SafE family protein produces the protein MQNLYFALLGMTAGILGGAFGIGGGVLMVPVMVLFMKVETHVAIGTSLAVIIPISIAGALRHFTLHNVDSHIALPAGIGGIVGAVIGATLIANLPAVYAKKGLGIFLVYTAIRLLLSK, from the coding sequence ATGCAGAACCTTTACTTTGCGCTCTTAGGAATGACCGCGGGGATTCTTGGGGGTGCTTTTGGCATCGGGGGCGGGGTGCTCATGGTGCCGGTGATGGTCCTTTTCATGAAGGTAGAGACGCACGTGGCCATCGGCACTTCTTTGGCCGTCATCATCCCCATCTCCATAGCAGGTGCGCTGCGGCACTTTACCCTCCACAACGTCGATTCCCACATCGCCCTTCCGGCTGGCATTGGCGGCATAGTCGGCGCGGTGATCGGGGCCACACTCATCGCCAACCTGCCGGCGGTGTACGCCAAGAAGGGGCTGGGCATCTTCCTGGTCTACACGGCCATCCGCCTGCTTCTGTCCAAGTAG
- a CDS encoding AAA family ATPase gives MKKPQFEEVPVERLRWHCDPATLPFSSTAEVSIAEKILGQDRAVQALRMGLDISSVGYNIFVTGQAGTGRTTTVRRLLASRRGQAIPDDKLYVNNFKNPDAPMAISLPAGKGRAFRKEMAETIAALRRQIPQLFESDQYAQRRQRLLDSYGEQERKVVEAFEARARKEGFAVIQVQVGPMTKPDLVPIIEGSPVPMEQLDLLVAQNRLPAADAARLKKAYPELLKELPNVLKELRKSQAALRRKLSELDAHFAHDLVAPAIADLKEKYKDRKVHRYLDEVQESILERLDLFRRADGEGERGSSGGVDPFLDYQVNLIVDNAETKGAPVIFENSPTYQNLFGTIERAVDSRGMWRADFTRIKAGSFLRANGGFLVINALDALVEPGVWQTLKRTLRNRQVEIQSFEPFFMFASTALKPEPIQTDVKVIMIGDPWIYQVLFYQDDDFKKIFKVKADFDSVMPRGEPNVLQYASFIRKICSDEKLLHFDRSAVAAVVEYGVRLAGRQNKLSTRFNYIADLVREAHYWAAQEKATIVTAKHVDKALEEKVERVSLIEDKIRELIAEGTLMIDTEGSKVGQVNGLSVIDLGDYAFGHPCRITAQTAMGRAGIINIEREAELSGPTHNKGVLILAGYLRGKFAQDKPLSMSASICFEQNYSGVDGDSASSTEIYALLSSLADLPLRQDIAVTGSVNQKGEIQPIGGVNEKIEGFYRVCEVRGLTGQQGVIIPRRNVDDLALHKEVVEAVKKGMFHIYPVDTADQGITILTGVPAGERGPDGRFPEGTVNARVDARLRELAEGLRQFASVPIEQEQN, from the coding sequence ATGAAGAAGCCGCAGTTTGAGGAGGTGCCGGTCGAGCGCCTCCGCTGGCACTGTGATCCAGCAACCCTGCCGTTTTCCTCAACTGCAGAGGTTTCCATAGCAGAGAAGATTCTGGGACAAGATCGCGCAGTGCAGGCCCTGCGCATGGGGTTGGACATCAGCAGCGTGGGTTACAATATCTTCGTGACTGGCCAGGCGGGCACAGGCCGCACCACCACGGTGCGCCGCCTGCTGGCAAGCCGCCGTGGCCAAGCAATTCCCGACGACAAGCTGTACGTGAACAATTTCAAGAATCCTGATGCCCCCATGGCCATTAGCCTGCCGGCAGGAAAGGGCAGGGCCTTCCGCAAGGAGATGGCGGAGACGATCGCCGCGCTGCGCAGGCAGATCCCGCAACTTTTCGAGAGCGACCAATACGCCCAACGCCGCCAGCGCCTGCTGGACTCGTACGGTGAGCAGGAGCGCAAAGTGGTCGAGGCCTTCGAAGCGCGGGCACGCAAGGAGGGCTTTGCCGTCATTCAGGTGCAGGTGGGGCCGATGACCAAGCCCGACTTAGTGCCGATTATCGAGGGCTCACCTGTGCCAATGGAGCAGCTGGACCTGTTGGTGGCCCAAAATCGTCTGCCAGCAGCCGACGCCGCACGTCTCAAGAAAGCTTATCCCGAGCTGCTCAAAGAGCTGCCCAATGTGCTCAAGGAACTGCGCAAGAGCCAGGCTGCCCTGCGGCGGAAGCTGAGCGAACTGGACGCCCATTTTGCCCATGACCTGGTAGCGCCGGCAATAGCCGACCTGAAGGAGAAATACAAAGATAGGAAGGTGCATCGCTACCTGGATGAGGTGCAAGAGAGCATCCTGGAGCGACTGGACCTCTTCCGCAGGGCGGACGGTGAAGGCGAGCGCGGCTCCTCCGGCGGCGTTGACCCTTTTCTGGACTACCAGGTCAACCTCATCGTCGATAATGCCGAGACCAAGGGGGCACCGGTCATCTTTGAGAATTCACCTACCTACCAGAACCTTTTCGGCACCATCGAACGGGCGGTGGACAGCCGCGGCATGTGGCGCGCCGACTTTACCAGGATCAAAGCCGGCTCTTTTCTGCGCGCCAATGGCGGCTTCTTAGTGATCAACGCCTTGGATGCCCTGGTAGAACCAGGCGTCTGGCAGACCCTGAAGCGCACCCTGCGCAACCGACAAGTGGAGATCCAGAGCTTCGAGCCGTTCTTCATGTTCGCCTCCACGGCACTGAAACCGGAGCCCATCCAGACCGACGTCAAAGTGATCATGATCGGCGACCCGTGGATTTATCAGGTGCTCTTTTATCAGGACGACGACTTTAAGAAAATCTTCAAGGTGAAGGCGGACTTTGACAGCGTCATGCCGCGTGGCGAGCCGAACGTGCTCCAGTACGCCTCATTCATCCGCAAAATCTGCAGTGACGAGAAGCTGCTACATTTCGACCGCTCGGCCGTGGCGGCAGTGGTCGAATACGGCGTGCGCTTAGCTGGCCGCCAGAACAAGCTCTCCACCCGTTTCAACTACATCGCCGACCTGGTGCGCGAGGCGCACTACTGGGCTGCCCAGGAAAAAGCCACCATCGTCACCGCCAAGCACGTGGACAAGGCCTTGGAAGAGAAGGTGGAGCGAGTGAGCCTCATCGAGGACAAGATCCGCGAGCTGATTGCGGAAGGCACGTTGATGATCGACACCGAGGGCAGCAAGGTCGGCCAGGTCAACGGCTTGTCGGTCATCGACCTGGGGGACTATGCGTTCGGTCACCCCTGCCGTATCACCGCGCAGACGGCCATGGGACGCGCCGGCATCATCAACATCGAGCGGGAGGCAGAGCTGAGCGGCCCCACGCACAACAAGGGCGTGCTGATCTTGGCCGGCTACCTGCGCGGCAAATTCGCCCAGGACAAGCCTCTAAGCATGAGCGCCAGCATCTGCTTTGAACAGAATTACAGCGGGGTGGATGGCGACAGCGCCTCTTCCACCGAGATCTACGCCCTGCTCTCCAGCCTGGCTGATCTGCCCTTGCGCCAGGACATCGCCGTGACAGGCTCCGTGAACCAGAAGGGCGAGATTCAACCCATCGGCGGAGTCAACGAGAAGATCGAGGGCTTTTACCGCGTGTGTGAGGTGCGAGGCCTCACCGGGCAGCAAGGGGTCATCATCCCGCGGCGGAACGTTGATGACCTGGCGTTGCACAAGGAAGTGGTGGAGGCCGTGAAGAAAGGCATGTTCCACATCTATCCGGTGGACACCGCCGACCAAGGCATCACCATTCTGACGGGCGTTCCGGCAGGCGAGCGCGGCCCCGACGGTCGCTTCCCCGAGGGGACGGTCAATGCGCGCGTGGACGCCCGCTTGCGAGAATTGGCAGAGGGACTTCGCCAGTTTGCCTCTGTGCCGATCGAACAGGAACAGAACTGA